One Mycobacterium paraseoulense genomic window, ACCCGGTTTCGAGAACGCCCCCGCGGTAGCCGAGCCGCCGGCCGCCGTGACGAGGCCGGCCATCAGGGCGGCCCCCATGGCCGCGACCGCCAGTTGACGCGGCATGGTTGCCGCGGCGCCACGCAACTTCCGCAACTCTTCGAAGAACTTCATAGCTCTCTACCCATCCCAACTTTCATCTGCCGCGTGCGGCGGTCGAATCTGTTCGTGGGCAGTGAAACACGTCAGGACGAGGCAAATCGCCTGTCGCGGCCGGAGCTTCACATCGCGGTTGGCTAACGATTGGGAGTCGGCCGGAAATCGTTACGTTCGGGTCACGATCGGCTATCGAGGGCGCAACTAGGCGACGAGCCGGCGCAACAGCGTTGAGGCGGCCGCGATTCCGAGGACCGCCGCGACCGCCAGGACGACGATGTCCATCGGGTTGAAGGGCGTGCCGATCAGCAGGCCCCGCAACGCGTTGACCTCGTAGCTGAGCGGGTTCACCCTGCTCAGCACCTGCAGCCAGGCGGGCATCACGTCCACCGGGTACAGCGCGTTGGAGGCGAAGAACAACGGCATCGTGATGGCCTGGCCGATGCCCATCAGCCGATCGCGGCTGCGCACCAGGCCGGCCAGCGTCATCGACAGGCAGGCGAAGAATGCGGCGCCGAGCATCACGACGGCCATCGCGGCCACGATCCGCAGCGGGTTGACCGTGAGGCCGATATTCATCAGGTACGCCAACGCCATGACGCCGACCACCTGGGCGACCGAGCGCACGCCGGCGGCGAATGCCTTGCCGGTGATCAGCGCCGACGCGGGCGCCGGCGTCACCATCAACTTGGCCAGCACGCCCGCGTCTCGGTCCCAAATGATTTGTATGCCATAGAAAATGGAGATGAACAACGCCGACTGGGCGATGATCCCCGGCGCCAGGAAGGCCAGGTAAGACACCGATCCCGTCTGGATGACGTGCAGGTGGCTGAACGTGGTCCCGAAGATCAACAGCCACAGCGCCGGCTGCACCATCCGGGTGACGAGTTCGGTTCTGTCGTGCTGCAGCTTCTGCATCTCGACGATCGCGAACGCGCCGACGCGGCTGAGCACCGCACCGACCCGTTGCCATCCACGCGGTGCGCGAACCAGGGTTGCGGGCATGACGCTGTCAACCGACACGGCGCGCAGCCTTTCTGGCGGAACGGATTTCACGCAGCGATCCCGCGGACTCGGACGACGCGGATCCATCGTCCAGGCCCGAGGCCGCATAGTGGCGGAACACATCCTCGAGGGTGGCGCGCGGCGACACGGTGGACTTCAACTTGGCCGGCGTACCCACCGCCCGCAACTCACCGCGGTGCATGAGCGCGACCCGATCGCACAGCGCGTCGGCCTCTTCCATGTAATGGGTGGTCAGCAGCACGGTCACGCCGAACTCGGCCTGCATCTTGCGCACCTGCGTCCAGACGCCGTCCCGCGCAATCGGATCCAGCCCGACCGTCGGTTCGTCCAGCACCAGCAGCGATGGGCGGTTCACCAGCGCCTGCGCCACCTCGAGGCGCCGGACCATGCCGCCGGAATAGGCCGCGGCCGGCCGATCGGACACGTCGAGCAGCTCCATCGCGGTCAGCGCCTGCTCGACACGACCGGAACGTTCGGCCCGGGGCACGCCGTA contains:
- a CDS encoding ATP-binding cassette domain-containing protein; the protein is MSRSLPMAVDARHLSYRYGQFTAVNDVTLQVRTGETMGLLGPNGAGKTTMVRMLTTLAPVQQGELRVFGLDARHQTTDIRSNIGYVPQQLSIEPALTGRQNVEWFARLYGVPRAERSGRVEQALTAMELLDVSDRPAAAYSGGMVRRLEVAQALVNRPSLLVLDEPTVGLDPIARDGVWTQVRKMQAEFGVTVLLTTHYMEEADALCDRVALMHRGELRAVGTPAKLKSTVSPRATLEDVFRHYAASGLDDGSASSESAGSLREIRSARKAARRVG
- a CDS encoding ABC transporter permease, whose product is MSVDSVMPATLVRAPRGWQRVGAVLSRVGAFAIVEMQKLQHDRTELVTRMVQPALWLLIFGTTFSHLHVIQTGSVSYLAFLAPGIIAQSALFISIFYGIQIIWDRDAGVLAKLMVTPAPASALITGKAFAAGVRSVAQVVGVMALAYLMNIGLTVNPLRIVAAMAVVMLGAAFFACLSMTLAGLVRSRDRLMGIGQAITMPLFFASNALYPVDVMPAWLQVLSRVNPLSYEVNALRGLLIGTPFNPMDIVVLAVAAVLGIAAASTLLRRLVA